Proteins from one Impatiens glandulifera chromosome 2, dImpGla2.1, whole genome shotgun sequence genomic window:
- the LOC124927735 gene encoding nucleolin-like: MVGGGNRKDDSLVLNSTNVFAALRKKKESGPSKGKGSAKKKQEEKVIDPQAFWTPTKLTATSWADVDDEDDDDYYANTAPPQVLWADSPDKEQNPALVEGSESEEEEGFDEVDDDENEEDNDHEVDLPVEKDPVVTEVSLPAPKDAERQLSKKELKKKELAELDAVLAELGLTNSEAGGEKVDSQGGIQEEEKKMEIPNGEEEKKAAKKKKKKEKVRKEAKEQQVEESNDNNNNNTGSGADDTNIVDVKEKIKKVASMKKKKSSKEMDGAARAAASEAAARSAKLAAAKKKEKNHYNQQPVR; this comes from the exons ATGGTTGGAGGTGGAAACAGAAAGGACGATTCTTTGGTTTTGAACAGTACTAACGTTTTCGCGGCTTTGAGAAAGAAGAAGGAGTCGGGGCCATCGAAGGGAAAAGGTTCTGCGAAGAAGAAACAAGAGGAGAAAGTGATCGATCCGCAGGCTTTCTGGACTCCAACCAAGTTGACGGCAACATCTTGGGCTGATGTtgatgatgaggatgatgatgattacTATGCAAACACGGCTCCCCCTCAAGTCCTTTGGGCTGATTCTCCGGATAAGGAACAGAACCCTGCACTTGTAGAG GGAAGtgaaagtgaagaagaagaaggcttCGACgaagttgatgatgatgaaaacgAAGAAGACAATGATCATGAAGTTGATTTGCCAGTTGAGAAAGATCCAGTTGTTACCGAAGTTTCTTTGCCGGCACCTAAGGATGCAGAGAGGCAGCTCtcaaagaaggagctgaagaaaAAAGAGCTTGCAGAGCTTGACGCTGTGCTTGCCGAATTGGGTTTAACTAATTCTGAGGCTGGTGGTGAGAAAGTTGATTCTCAAG GTGGTATAcaagaggaggagaagaagatggaGATCCCGAATGGGGAGGAAGAGAAGAAAGCagcaaaaaagaagaaaaagaaggagaaggTGAGGAAGGAGGCTAAAGAACAACAGGTGGAAGAGTCGaatgacaataataataataatacaggGAGTGGAGCAGATGATACAAACATAGTGGAcgtgaaagagaaaataaagaaagtagcgtcgatgaagaagaagaaatcaagCAAGGAAATGGATGGTGCAGCCAGAGCTGCGGCAAGTGAGGCTGCAGCTAGAAGTGCTAAGCTGGCTGCCGCCAAGAAAAAGGAGAAGAACCACTACAATCAGCAGCCAGTACGGTAA
- the LOC124923648 gene encoding acetylserotonin O-methyltransferase-like yields the protein MAVVRCAIDLGIPDILENQDGRPMSLSDLSSNIGCSPSTLHRIMRFLVNRRIFHHHEKSTIDQKSTSSNSNGYVKTALSSLLTKNGDKSMAAFVVLHTSPSMLAPWLGLSKRVLTDCKSHAFEAANGKDIWSYAEANSEHNKLLNDAMACDSRLVVPAVIDGCSELFLGLESVVDVGGGNGTTMRLLVEAFPWIRGIVFDLPHVIAHAKEEYHVGLDYIAGDMFHAIPKADSVFIKWVLHDWGDEECIKILKNCKDAIPKDKGKVIIVEAVISEEDERKSESFEYVKLMLDMVMMAETETGKQRTSKEWEHVLDQAGFSHHTFHSIQAVQSVIVAYP from the exons ATGGCCGTAGTTAGATGCGCTATCGATCTTGGCATACCCGACATCCTCGAAAACCAAGATGGCCGTCCCATGTCCCTCTCCGATCTATCCTCCAACATTGGATGTTCTCCGTCTACCCTCCATCGCATCATGCGGTTTTTAGTCAACCGTCGCATCTTCCACCACCACGAGAAGTCGACAATAGACCAGAAATCTACATCATCCAATTCCAATGGCTACGTCAAAACTGCCCTTTCCAGTCTTCTCACAAAAAATGGTGATAAAAGCATGGCCGCTTTTGTCGTGCTGCACACTAGTCCTTCCATGTTGGCCCCATGGCTAGGCCTAAGCAAGCGCGTTCTGACCGACTGCAAGTCACATGCTTTTGAGGCTGCCAATGGCAAGGACATATGGAGCTATGCGGAAGCTAACTCCGAGCACAACAAGTTGTTGAATGATGCAATGGCTTGTGATTCCCGGTTGGTAGTCCCAGCCGTGATTGATGGTTGCTCTGAGCTGTTCCTTGGGCTAGAGTCGGTTGTGGACGTTGGAGGAGGGAATGGCACGACAATGAGGCTGCTTGTGGAGGCTTTTCCATGGATTCGTGGCATAGTCTTTGATCTTCCTCATGTTATTGCACATGCAAAAGAAGAATATCATGTTGGCCTAGACTACATTGCGGGTGACATGTTTCACGCTATTCCCAAGGCTGATTCCGTCTTCATCAAg tgGGTTCTGCATGACTGGGGAGACGAAGAGTGCATTAAGATCTTGAAAAACTGTAAAGATGCCATACCAAAGGATAAAGGAAAAGTTATAATAGTGGAGGCAGTGATTAGTGAAGAAGATGAGAGGAAAAGTGAAAGTTTTGAGTATGTGAAGCTAATGTTGGACATGGTGATGATGGCGGAAACTGAGACCGGCAAACAAAGGACATCGAAAGAATGGGAACATGTCCTTGACCAAGCTGGCTTCTCCCATCATACATTCCACTCCATTCAAGCCGTTCAATCTGTGATCGTGGCTTATCCTTGA
- the LOC124923720 gene encoding uncharacterized protein LOC124923720, which produces MATLTPGILLKLLQSINSNSRVSGDHRSPLLQVIGIVPALSGSDLWTNQGFFVQLSDSLNSTYVSLSESDTDLILANRLHLGQFIYVDRFEFDSPVPRASGIRPISGRHQFVGTPEPLIAKISSSTREFTIHSESDSGSGSSIDPVAAMLESKKSEVAKSEGKNDKYFSRRVLTPRENNVSEATREDESKSSDKPNRFSSPCTAKQQRSLSVGKKIPPTMEKRRDPSPSVQVKRSASPVPPSKCVVPSLAAAREENRKTSREAAIIVPSRYRQPSPNGSRRQGSPTPRRMSNSPARRLSGGLKSVSDSSTKKKLANVTPGISKASEAIIGSAKVNRKSWDESSHAIEDEQKEKTNTKNKQLDIQAILRTQAAISRRLSDVNDHKPFQYDSDGNQKEKSSPVITVHEKKWTDGSISLDSTISSNLARLGKDAMKRRGVSATAAAEALEEAIATESIIRCLSMFSDLCSASKAANPLPTIDRFFTIYDEVTKATTVSELVFNSRTHISQSEDIVSVVDNSKSSFSLWVEAALATDLEIVSLLTDQNILPRASTTQKKGSLRRQSISSRNTTATPSDSAAGKWTRGYGMNENVELGKNLQTEMQKWFLKFVEESLDAGFRVFDKSPSSSPSSDGGGSDRGRPLAAILSQLKRVNDWLDHVILKRDQVLSQKIEQLKRKIYGFVIQHVGTTLN; this is translated from the exons ATGGCAACTCTAACACCAGGAATCCTTCTTAAGCTCCTTCAATCTATCAACTCCAACAGCAGAGTTTCCGGCGACCATCGATCTCCACTTCTACAAGTTATCGGAATAGTTCCAGCTCTTTCAGGTTCCGATTTATGGACAAATCAAGGATTCTTTGTTCAACTTTCTGATTCACTCAACTCTACTTACGTCTCACTATCCGAAAGCGATACAGATCTCATCCTTGCTAATCGGTTGCACCTAGGTCAGTTTATCTACGTTGATCGTTTCGAATTCGATTCGCCTGTCCCTCGCGCGTCTGGAATTCGCCCTATTTCTGGTCGTCATCAGTTCGTTGGAACTCCTGAACCTCTTATCGCTAAGATTTCATCATCAACTCGCGAATTCACCATTCACTCTGAATCTGACTCTGGTTCTGGATCTTCGATCGATCCGGTTGCAGCGATGTTAGAGAGTAAGAAATCGGAAGTAGCGAAATCGGAAGGTAAGAATGATAAGTATTTCAGTAGACGTGTTTTAACTCCAAGAGAAAACAATGTTTCTGAAGCTACTAGAGAAGATGAATCGAAGAGTTCTGATAAACCTAATAGGTTTTCCTCTCCATGTACGGCGAAGCAACAAAGATCTTTATCTGTAGGGAAAAAGATTCCACCGACTATGGAGAAAAGAAGAGATCCTTCCCCTTCTGTACAGGTGAAGAGATCAGCTTCACCCGTTCCACCATCTAAATGCGTTGTGCCGAGTTTAGCTGCAGCTCGGGAAGAGAATCGAAAAACTTCAAGAGAGGCTGCGATTATCGTTCCTTCGCGGTACAGACAGCCATCGCCAAATGGGTCTCGTAGACAAGGATCCCCTACTCCAAGAAGAATGTCTAATTCACCTGCTAGAAGGCTATCAGGTGGATTGAAGAGTGTTTCTGATTCTTCAACTAAGAAGAAATTGGCTAATGTTACTCCTGGAATTTCAAAGGCATCGGAAGCAATTATTGGATCGGCAAAAGTGAATAGGAAGAGCTGGGATGAATCATCACATGCCATTGAAGATGAACAGAAAGAGAAAACAAATACAAAGAATAAGCAACTGGATATTCAAGCTATTTTGAGGACTCAG GCTGCAATCTCTAGGCGTCTAAGTGATGTGAATGATCACAAGCCTTTTCAATATGATTCAGACGGCAATCAAAAAGAAAAGTCATCTCCGGTCATCACAGTTCATGAAAAGAAATGGACTGATGGTAGTATTTCTTTAGACTCAACCATCTCTTCTAACCTTGCTAGACTTGGAAAGGATGCTATGAAAAGAAGAGGTGTAAGTGCTACAGCTGCAGCCGAAGCTCTGGAGGAAGCAATTGCAACTGAATCTATTATAAGATGCTTGAG TATGTTTTCAGATCTTTGTTCTGCATCAAAGGCAGCAAACCCATTACCCACAATTGATCGATTCTTTACAATTTATGATGAAGTAACGAAAGCAACAACAGTTTCTGAATTAGTTTTCAACAGCCGCACCCACATTAGCCAAAGCGAGGATATTGTCTCAGTGGTGGATAATTCAAAATCCTCTTTTTCTCTTTGGGTGGAAGCTGCTCTGGCTACTGACCTTGAAATAGTATCTCTTCTAACTGACCAGAACATTCTTCCTCGGGCTTCTACAACACAGAAGAAGGGTTCCTTAAGACGACAATCTATTAGCAGCAGGAACACAACTGCGACACCTTCGGATTCTGCTGCTGGTAAATGGACAAGGGGATATGGGATGAACGAAAATGTGGAACTTGGGAAGAATTTGCAAACGGAGATGCAAAAATGGTTTCTGAAGTTTGTGGAAGAATCGCTTGATGCTGGTTTCCGTGTGTTTGACAAGTCGCCGTCGTCGTCGCCTTCGTCTGATGGTGGTGGGTCTGACCGTGGAAGACCACTTGCTGCGATCTTGTCCCAGCTAAAGAGGGTGAACGACTGGTTGGATCATGTAATATTGAAAAGGGATCAAGTGCTTTCTCAAAAGATTGAGCAGCTTAAGAGGAAGATTTATGGATTTGTTATCCAGCATGTTGGCACAActctcaattaa